GGGTTGCACCTCCTGAATGCTGTGGAAGACTGCAGGCTATGATACCCTAGAACCATCGTCGATCCTAGGGGGTGGAGGCTGTGGAAGCTGTGCGCGGCATGGTGTCTGTTGTGGTGGTGTGTCTGGTTCTGGCGCTCTCCGTGGGGAACTGCGGGGCGGCGGTGGATCCCGTCGAGGAGGAGTGGCTGCTCCAGGTGGCGGTGGTCCCGCCCGCTCAGGGATGGGACAGCCCTGAAGGGACGGCCGCAGCGGCAGCGCTTGAGTATGTGGAGCGGGAGACGAACAGCCGTCGCGATGGCGTGGCCGGCAACGACATCCGTTTTGTGGAGATCGAGCCGGCGACCATGGAGGATCTCCTTGAGGATGCGACATCGGTGGTGGAGCGCTGGAAGAGCCGGCGGGTCGTGGCGGTGGTCAGCTTCGCCGATGCCGTGACGACCTACGATCTGCTGCAACAGCTGGCGGGGAGCGGGTTTGCCCTCATCCTTGCCTTCGGCAGGGATGTCTCGCTTGCCGACGGGGAGGGGGAGCCGTTCCCCTCGGTCTTTGCCCTGGATCTCTACAAAAGATACACGATCCGTGCGGTGGCGGCCCGGGCCTCCAGGGCATTGCCGCAGGGAACGGGGATCGCCATCCTGGCCGACCGGCTCGATCCCTTTCTGGCCGAATCCACCAGACTCCTGCAGCGCGATCTCGGGCTCCGCGGGTTCTCGCCGCTCCCGATCTGGATCGCCGGATACGCCGACAGGAACCTCCGCAACCGTTTGCTCG
This genomic window from Synergistales bacterium contains:
- a CDS encoding ABC transporter substrate-binding protein, which codes for MEAVRGMVSVVVVCLVLALSVGNCGAAVDPVEEEWLLQVAVVPPAQGWDSPEGTAAAAALEYVERETNSRRDGVAGNDIRFVEIEPATMEDLLEDATSVVERWKSRRVVAVVSFADAVTTYDLLQQLAGSGFALILAFGRDVSLADGEGEPFPSVFALDLYKRYTIRAVAARASRALPQGTGIAILADRLDPFLAESTRLLQRDLGLRGFSPLPIWIAGYADRNLRNRLLEASSAGAEVVVSLLGPLGTLDVWTRIERNALPMELWHAGGRNEMVRARPGVLVVDQEWPLEHAGRGLQDIRMDIWDSTGVMVDRMPLAVRSLAAGTLVVQGLQASGGKGGTPLYRALEGVGGLPFGDRTLAIDASTHRPGERRIAVLSTDGETWRMVDTVAVQSRFVPE